In a single window of the Aquicella siphonis genome:
- a CDS encoding carbon-nitrogen hydrolase, protein MKSSPSQLRVAIVQQVCGSEREKNLAATLDAIHKAAESGARLVLLQELHTSLYFCQTENPALFDLAEAIPGPSTRTLGEIARKLNIVIVASLFEKRAVGLYHNTAVVIEADGEIAGCYRKMHIPDDPGYYEKFYFTPGDLGFQPIQTSVGKLGVLVCWDQWYPEAARLMALAGADLLLYPTAIGWGTQESDESEKQRQRSAWMLIQRAHAVANGLTVLVANRTGFEPSIPGSSQGIQFWGSSFIAGPQGEILSEASQDHPEILIADIDLLRHESVRRGWPFLRDRRIENYQGITQRYLD, encoded by the coding sequence ATGAAATCTTCTCCCTCTCAATTACGAGTCGCGATCGTTCAGCAAGTCTGTGGTTCTGAGCGCGAAAAAAACCTGGCGGCGACACTGGACGCCATTCATAAAGCGGCGGAGAGCGGCGCCAGATTGGTGTTACTGCAGGAGCTGCACACAAGCCTGTATTTTTGTCAGACTGAAAATCCGGCATTATTTGACCTTGCAGAAGCGATTCCCGGCCCAAGCACACGCACGCTGGGTGAAATCGCGCGCAAGCTGAACATCGTCATTGTCGCGTCATTATTCGAAAAACGCGCGGTTGGACTCTATCACAACACGGCTGTCGTGATTGAGGCCGATGGTGAAATTGCCGGATGCTATCGTAAAATGCACATACCGGATGACCCCGGTTATTATGAAAAATTTTATTTCACTCCGGGAGACCTGGGATTTCAACCCATTCAGACTTCCGTTGGCAAACTAGGTGTTCTGGTTTGCTGGGATCAGTGGTACCCGGAAGCCGCGAGACTCATGGCGCTGGCCGGTGCGGATTTATTACTTTATCCAACCGCTATAGGCTGGGGCACACAAGAAAGTGACGAATCAGAGAAACAGCGCCAACGCAGCGCCTGGATGCTCATCCAGCGTGCTCATGCGGTTGCGAATGGCCTCACTGTACTCGTTGCAAACCGCACAGGATTTGAGCCTTCCATCCCTGGTTCCTCTCAAGGCATTCAATTCTGGGGATCAAGTTTTATCGCCGGTCCCCAAGGCGAAATTCTGTCGGAAGCAAGCCAGGATCACCCGGAAATCCTCATTGCCGACATTGATCTGCTAAGACATGAGAGTGTCAGGCGCGGATGGCCGTTTCTGCGAGATCGTCGGATCGAAAATTATCAAGGCATCACACAGCGCTATCTGGATTAA
- a CDS encoding agmatine deiminase family protein yields the protein MLNIMSESDLHCYLPPEWAPQSGVMITWPHAETIWAETLDDIDQVLASVAYHVTRQEKLVISCYDQNHVRHIQALLLNADARLDQVSMHISPCDDIWVRDHGPISVFHQRHHEPLLLDFLFNGWGNKYPHANDNEITRSIHAQHAFGGTLLQSINMVLEGGAIEVDGKGTLLTTSSCLLSKSRNAHLTKEAIEHNLRQLLGVERILWLDHGYLAGDDTDGHIDTLARFTDPHTICYIRCNDPNDEHYSALKKMEEQLRTFTDFQGNPYRLVPLPWPRPRYADYDGRRLPATYANFLIINGAVLVPTYDDPADEEALATLADCFPDRKIIGIHSLPVIQWYGSIHCMTMQLPLGVLS from the coding sequence ATGCTCAATATCATGTCTGAGTCCGACCTGCACTGTTATTTGCCTCCTGAATGGGCGCCGCAAAGCGGTGTCATGATTACTTGGCCGCATGCTGAAACCATTTGGGCTGAGACACTGGATGATATTGACCAGGTACTGGCTTCTGTCGCATATCATGTTACACGGCAGGAAAAATTGGTGATCAGTTGCTATGACCAGAATCATGTCAGACATATTCAAGCGCTGCTGCTGAATGCGGATGCCAGACTTGACCAGGTATCCATGCACATTTCACCGTGCGATGATATCTGGGTGCGCGACCACGGGCCAATTTCGGTTTTCCATCAACGCCATCACGAACCGTTGCTGCTAGACTTCCTATTCAATGGATGGGGAAACAAATATCCGCATGCCAACGATAATGAAATTACCCGCTCCATCCACGCGCAACACGCTTTTGGCGGCACCTTGCTCCAATCCATCAATATGGTGCTGGAAGGCGGCGCGATTGAGGTGGATGGTAAAGGAACGTTGCTGACAACAAGCAGCTGTCTGTTGTCAAAAAGCCGCAACGCCCACCTGACAAAAGAAGCCATTGAGCACAATCTGCGGCAGCTTCTTGGCGTCGAGCGTATTCTGTGGCTGGACCATGGCTATCTGGCGGGTGATGACACGGATGGACACATAGACACCCTCGCGCGATTCACCGACCCGCACACCATCTGTTATATTCGTTGCAATGATCCCAACGATGAGCATTATTCCGCTTTGAAAAAGATGGAAGAACAGCTGCGCACGTTTACTGATTTCCAGGGAAATCCCTATCGTCTGGTTCCGCTGCCATGGCCCCGGCCACGGTATGCTGATTATGACGGAAGGCGCCTGCCGGCCACTTATGCCAACTTTCTCATCATCAATGGCGCCGTCCTGGTGCCCACTTACGACGATCCGGCTGATGAAGAAGCACTGGCAACACTGGCTGACTGCTTCCCCGACAGGAAAATCATTGGCATTCATTCTTTACCCGTCATTCAGTGGTATGGAAGCATACACTGCATGACCATGCAGCTGCCTCTTGGAGTATTGTCATGA
- the speA gene encoding biosynthetic arginine decarboxylase, producing the protein MTEWSIQQARELYHVAHWSDGFFDISEHGTLRVQPNGLNDQTSIDLNELAQTINASGISFPILLRFTDILRKRIQVLNEAFVNAIKSHDYQGKYLSAYPIKVNQQRHVVESILQNGKAPVGLETGSKPELLAALAMPCEHMPVIICNGYKDREYIRLALIGQRLGHQVYIILEKFSELGLALEEADKLNIEPCLGVRVRLTSVGAGKWQESGGEKSKFGFSAPQLLQVVETLRAKNRLNSLRVLHFFMGSQLANIADIQRGMHEGVRYYETLRKLGAPIDTIDVGGGLGIDYEGTRSRSFCSMNYSIQEYANNVVYTISDMCNQHDLPHPQIVTESGRAITAHHAMIITNIIASEPPCEAANLSSPEEDQASILHDLWESYINLSEKTALESYHDACHWMSEVHTMYIHGLMDLKERAYAEQIYYAIFSRLRGVLKPSIRAHREIIDELNEKLAHKFVCNFSLFQSLPDAWAINQVFPIIPLSGLDQQPTLRGILHDITCDSDGRIDTYVNNYGLESTLPLMPHDPAKPYLLGIFLVGAYQEILGDMHNLFGDTHSIHLELQSDGSYQLTNAMDGDTVESSLRYVDFNGDDLLQSYQRQLQAAKLTPAECEEFLSDLSTGLKGYTYFEE; encoded by the coding sequence ATGACTGAATGGTCCATACAACAAGCCCGGGAACTTTACCATGTCGCCCATTGGAGCGACGGCTTTTTTGATATCAGCGAGCATGGCACCCTGCGCGTACAGCCCAATGGTTTAAACGATCAGACCAGCATTGATTTAAACGAACTTGCTCAAACGATCAACGCTTCCGGAATCAGTTTTCCTATTTTGCTCCGATTCACTGATATTTTGCGCAAGCGCATCCAAGTCCTGAACGAAGCGTTTGTTAATGCCATCAAAAGCCACGACTATCAGGGCAAGTATCTGAGCGCCTACCCTATTAAAGTCAACCAGCAGCGTCATGTGGTCGAATCCATCCTGCAAAACGGCAAAGCGCCCGTTGGGCTTGAAACCGGCAGCAAGCCGGAACTGCTGGCTGCATTAGCCATGCCCTGCGAGCACATGCCAGTCATTATCTGCAATGGCTACAAGGACCGTGAATATATCCGCCTTGCCCTTATCGGGCAGCGGCTGGGGCATCAGGTTTATATCATTCTGGAAAAATTTTCCGAGCTCGGACTCGCGTTGGAAGAGGCGGACAAATTGAACATCGAACCCTGTCTGGGTGTGCGCGTCAGGCTTACATCAGTCGGCGCCGGCAAATGGCAGGAATCCGGCGGTGAAAAATCCAAATTTGGATTCTCGGCACCCCAGCTGCTGCAAGTGGTTGAAACGCTGCGAGCAAAAAACCGGCTGAACTCGTTGCGTGTCCTGCATTTTTTCATGGGATCACAACTGGCCAATATTGCGGACATTCAACGCGGCATGCACGAAGGCGTACGCTATTATGAGACTCTGCGAAAATTGGGCGCGCCCATTGATACCATTGACGTTGGCGGCGGATTGGGCATTGATTACGAAGGCACCCGCTCACGCAGTTTCTGTTCGATGAATTACAGCATCCAGGAATATGCCAATAATGTTGTCTATACCATTTCCGACATGTGTAACCAGCATGATCTTCCCCATCCGCAAATTGTGACCGAGTCCGGCCGCGCCATCACGGCGCATCATGCCATGATTATTACCAATATCATCGCCAGCGAACCTCCCTGCGAAGCCGCGAATCTATCATCTCCGGAAGAAGATCAAGCCTCTATCCTGCATGATTTGTGGGAGAGTTATATTAATTTGTCCGAAAAAACCGCCCTGGAAAGCTATCACGACGCCTGTCACTGGATGTCAGAAGTCCATACCATGTACATTCACGGCCTGATGGATCTGAAAGAGCGGGCTTATGCAGAACAAATCTATTATGCCATTTTTTCCAGACTCCGCGGGGTATTAAAGCCTTCCATCCGTGCTCATCGCGAAATTATTGATGAACTGAATGAAAAGCTGGCGCACAAATTTGTATGTAATTTTTCATTATTTCAGTCTCTGCCCGACGCCTGGGCGATCAATCAAGTATTCCCTATCATTCCATTGTCAGGACTGGACCAGCAACCGACGCTGCGGGGCATCCTGCACGACATCACATGCGATTCGGACGGCCGCATTGACACATACGTCAATAATTATGGGCTGGAAAGCACCTTGCCGCTCATGCCGCACGATCCCGCCAAGCCTTATTTGCTGGGCATATTCCTGGTTGGCGCTTATCAGGAAATTCTGGGTGACATGCACAATCTTTTCGGCGACACCCACTCCATTCACCTGGAATTGCAGTCTGACGGAAGCTATCAGCTTACCAATGCCATGGACGGCGATACTGTCGAATCCTCCCTGCGTTACGTCGATTTTAACGGCGATGACCTTCTGCAATCCTACCAACGACAATTACAAGCTGCCAAGCTTACTCCCGCCGAGTGCGAAGAATTTTTGTCCGATTTGTCCACTGGATTGAAAGGTTATACGTATTTTGAGGAGTAA
- a CDS encoding 1,9-bis(guanidino)-5-aza-nonane synthase, which produces MGKNKTELLSTEVRHLDIKKFDFVTLIDQMQDTAFQARNLARAAKIYEQMLTDQNCGVILCLAGSLVSAGLKKVILDLIDNNMVDAIVSTGANIVDQDFFEGLGFKHYQGSPHLDDTQLREMAIDRIYDTLIDEDQLRICDDTICQIADSLPPRAYSSREFISEMGKYLEKHGKNKDSIVLRAYQKSIPVFVPAFSDCSAGFGLVMHQVAKPDSHVSIDSVKDFRELTQLKIHAGDTGLLMIGGGVPKNFAQDVVVAAELLGAEVPMHKYAIQITVADERDGALSGSTLREACSWGKVSVVHEQMVFCEATIALPLIAGYAYGKGSWQSRQARSYSSLFTSKQRELA; this is translated from the coding sequence ATGGGAAAAAACAAGACAGAATTACTGTCCACCGAAGTGCGTCACCTTGACATCAAAAAATTTGATTTTGTTACTTTGATCGATCAAATGCAGGATACTGCCTTTCAAGCCAGGAATTTAGCTCGGGCTGCAAAAATATACGAGCAGATGTTGACGGATCAAAATTGTGGAGTAATTCTTTGTCTTGCCGGCTCGCTGGTCAGCGCGGGCCTGAAAAAAGTCATATTGGATCTGATAGATAACAACATGGTTGATGCCATTGTCTCCACCGGCGCGAACATTGTGGACCAGGACTTCTTTGAAGGCCTTGGTTTCAAGCACTATCAGGGATCACCTCATCTTGATGACACACAGCTGCGGGAAATGGCCATTGACCGTATCTACGATACGCTCATCGATGAAGACCAGCTTCGAATCTGTGACGATACCATATGTCAGATCGCGGACAGCCTTCCTCCACGCGCCTATTCTTCTCGTGAATTTATCAGTGAGATGGGCAAATATCTGGAGAAGCATGGCAAGAACAAGGACTCCATCGTCTTGCGCGCCTATCAGAAAAGCATACCCGTTTTTGTACCCGCTTTTAGTGATTGCAGCGCGGGCTTCGGGCTGGTGATGCATCAGGTGGCGAAGCCGGACAGCCATGTCAGCATCGATTCCGTCAAGGATTTTCGTGAATTGACCCAGCTCAAGATTCATGCCGGGGATACCGGTTTGCTCATGATAGGCGGCGGCGTGCCCAAGAACTTTGCTCAAGATGTTGTCGTGGCGGCTGAATTGCTAGGCGCGGAAGTTCCCATGCACAAATATGCCATCCAAATCACCGTAGCGGACGAAAGAGACGGTGCCTTGTCCGGTTCCACTTTGCGCGAAGCCTGTTCATGGGGCAAAGTCTCTGTGGTCCACGAACAAATGGTATTTTGCGAGGCAACCATTGCCCTGCCGCTTATTGCAGGCTACGCCTATGGTAAAGGATCCTGGCAGTCACGCCAGGCGCGCTCGTATAGCAGCTTATTTACCAGCAAACAGCGCGAGCTAGCGTAA
- a CDS encoding nucleoside hydrolase, giving the protein MLNRMVSWIKGVFTGFLLLTCMNATAHAARPFIIDTDAGVDDVIAIMYLLQRPDIHIKAITIASTGNAHCLPALRNMMGLLKLMNRTRIPVDCGRLSPLGGKHHFPQSVLDESDTLAGAASLLPKVDAISDLKAVDLMISTIKASRQPVTILAIGPLTNIAEALQKAPEIKNRIQAIYIMGGAVRVPGNLSDSGSVNQNVTAEWNIYLDPQAASMVFNQNIPIILVPLDASNKLPIAMDFYNMLKKRHHSEAAKFVYALLKRNMKFLQSNQWYFWDPLAAVIAADESIASFDMLPLKVALAPEIRSGTTMVDKSTGQNIRVAGEVDSARFKYLLVSTLNKMPSTLLYSENRGG; this is encoded by the coding sequence ATGCTGAACCGAATGGTTTCCTGGATCAAGGGGGTTTTCACGGGCTTTTTATTGTTGACGTGCATGAATGCCACTGCTCATGCGGCGCGGCCTTTTATCATAGACACGGATGCAGGTGTTGACGACGTCATTGCCATTATGTATTTGCTGCAGCGACCGGATATCCACATAAAAGCCATCACTATCGCCAGTACGGGCAATGCACATTGTCTTCCGGCCTTGCGCAACATGATGGGGCTGCTCAAACTGATGAACCGGACCCGGATTCCGGTGGATTGCGGCAGGTTAAGTCCCCTGGGCGGGAAGCATCATTTTCCGCAATCCGTGCTGGATGAGTCCGATACACTTGCCGGCGCTGCCAGCCTGTTGCCCAAAGTGGATGCCATTTCGGATCTCAAGGCCGTTGATTTGATGATCAGCACGATTAAAGCGTCCCGGCAGCCGGTCACCATTCTTGCGATTGGTCCGTTGACCAACATTGCTGAAGCTTTGCAGAAAGCACCTGAAATCAAGAATCGCATCCAGGCAATTTACATCATGGGCGGAGCCGTGAGGGTGCCTGGCAATTTATCCGACTCCGGGTCAGTCAATCAGAACGTGACTGCCGAATGGAACATTTATTTGGATCCTCAGGCGGCATCCATGGTGTTCAACCAGAATATTCCTATCATTCTCGTGCCGCTGGATGCTTCAAACAAGCTTCCCATAGCGATGGATTTCTATAATATGCTGAAGAAGCGGCATCATTCCGAGGCGGCTAAATTTGTCTATGCCCTGCTCAAACGAAACATGAAATTTTTGCAGTCCAACCAGTGGTATTTCTGGGATCCTCTGGCGGCAGTTATCGCCGCTGATGAATCCATTGCCTCGTTTGATATGCTGCCGCTTAAGGTGGCTTTGGCTCCTGAAATCCGCTCAGGGACAACCATGGTGGATAAATCAACGGGTCAAAATATACGGGTAGCCGGGGAGGTCGACAGCGCCCGGTTCAAGTACTTGCTGGTCAGCACGTTGAACAAGATGCCGTCCACTTTACTTTATAGCGAAAACCGCGGCGGATAA
- a CDS encoding cation:proton antiporter, with product MGQYVVYMWLLGVIVIVGMAAKKTPAPAPLILVITGMVLSFAPHFSDIRLHPDIVMNIFLPLLVYEASVYLSWPDIKQNLQPIILLSIGHVVFITILVAIAAHALIPGLSWPLALVLGSVISPPDDVAIISIAEKIQIPQKIVTILSGEGLLNDATALIIFRFSLAAALTNEFSAVDAISDFFTVIALESLYGIVLGNILGKIKLQLLDPKIHVLLSILSPFLAYLPAVKLGGCGVIATVVTGFVVSHHYQERFSPEVRLLSRAIWETLGYGLSSVLFLLVGLHFQITLDKIALIPFKQLWLYATVITLIVILGRFAWVFPTTYLPRLLFPSLVKNNLPPWQFPFIVSWSGMRGGISLAAALSVPYLATHIGDTDLRYLIIFLVFCVITATLLLQGISLPWLLEIIGASHIRSREKGDEHLCEFIARSEMTNAVLRWLTDYKAQLKEDRNTLHEVNLQLLEYRALKKRLEEIIHHDDADYHLRKTSKYNAAMFVFAQIIEVERTALIQLWRDGKVTFKIKNKLLEQLDLRSKRYAQSV from the coding sequence ATGGGCCAATATGTCGTCTATATGTGGCTGCTGGGCGTCATCGTTATTGTCGGCATGGCAGCGAAAAAGACACCAGCTCCGGCACCGTTGATTCTGGTTATCACCGGCATGGTACTCAGCTTTGCTCCTCATTTTTCAGATATCCGGCTTCATCCCGACATCGTGATGAATATATTCCTTCCCCTATTAGTCTATGAAGCCAGTGTTTATCTCTCCTGGCCGGATATCAAACAAAATCTGCAGCCGATTATCCTGTTGTCAATCGGCCACGTCGTTTTTATCACTATTTTGGTTGCCATTGCGGCGCACGCCTTGATACCGGGATTAAGCTGGCCATTGGCGCTGGTTTTGGGTTCCGTGATTTCCCCGCCCGATGATGTCGCCATCATTTCCATTGCGGAAAAAATTCAGATACCGCAAAAAATCGTCACCATTCTGTCTGGCGAAGGCTTGCTGAACGATGCGACAGCATTGATCATTTTCCGGTTTTCACTGGCGGCGGCGCTGACAAATGAGTTTTCCGCAGTTGACGCAATATCTGATTTTTTTACCGTGATCGCCTTGGAGTCATTATACGGAATTGTGCTGGGCAATATTCTGGGCAAAATAAAATTGCAGCTCCTGGATCCAAAAATCCATGTTCTGTTATCTATCTTGTCGCCATTTCTGGCATATCTGCCAGCCGTCAAACTTGGCGGCTGCGGTGTGATCGCGACTGTCGTGACCGGCTTTGTGGTCAGCCATCATTATCAGGAGCGCTTTTCACCGGAAGTCAGATTGCTTTCGCGCGCCATCTGGGAAACCCTTGGTTATGGGTTGTCCAGCGTCTTGTTTCTCCTTGTAGGACTGCATTTTCAGATCACTCTGGACAAGATCGCCCTGATTCCTTTTAAACAGCTTTGGCTATATGCGACTGTTATTACCCTGATCGTCATTCTTGGCCGTTTTGCCTGGGTATTTCCCACAACTTATTTGCCGCGACTCCTCTTTCCTTCACTGGTGAAAAATAACCTTCCCCCCTGGCAATTCCCCTTTATCGTGTCATGGTCAGGGATGCGCGGCGGAATTTCTCTCGCCGCAGCCCTTTCAGTTCCTTATCTCGCCACCCATATTGGCGATACAGACTTGCGCTATCTCATCATCTTTCTGGTTTTTTGCGTGATTACCGCGACATTACTCCTTCAGGGCATCTCATTACCCTGGCTGCTCGAAATAATCGGAGCCAGCCATATCCGCAGCCGTGAAAAAGGAGATGAGCATTTATGTGAATTTATAGCCAGGAGTGAAATGACCAACGCCGTCCTGCGCTGGCTGACAGATTACAAAGCACAACTAAAAGAAGATCGCAACACGCTGCACGAGGTCAATCTGCAGCTACTTGAGTACCGCGCACTGAAAAAGCGCCTGGAAGAAATCATTCATCACGACGATGCCGATTATCATCTGCGCAAAACATCCAAATACAACGCAGCCATGTTCGTCTTCGCCCAAATAATCGAAGTCGAACGCACTGCGCTTATTCAACTCTGGCGTGATGGCAAGGTAACTTTCAAAATCAAGAATAAGCTTCTGGAACAACTGGACTTGCGTTCGAAACGCTACGCCCAATCGGTTTGA
- the sixA gene encoding phosphohistidine phosphatase SixA: protein MKLYLMRHGDYLMDTNQRMDVLSDAGKREVMNIANFLIPSQLRVSNILHSGKFRAQQTAELISQGIQSDQLPQAHAGLKPEDDVIAFANEISQWSDDVLVVGHLPFMGRLTGKLLTGNENREVIHFDPGTLVCLEQYDTDRWMVDWVLCPRMFV from the coding sequence ATGAAATTGTATTTGATGCGTCATGGAGACTATCTGATGGACACGAATCAACGTATGGATGTGCTGTCGGATGCGGGCAAGAGAGAGGTAATGAATATTGCCAATTTTCTCATTCCTTCGCAGTTGAGAGTTTCAAATATCCTTCATAGCGGCAAATTCAGGGCGCAGCAAACTGCTGAACTCATATCACAGGGAATCCAGAGCGATCAACTGCCCCAGGCGCATGCCGGCCTGAAGCCTGAAGATGATGTGATTGCGTTTGCAAATGAAATCAGCCAATGGAGTGATGACGTTCTGGTGGTGGGCCACTTGCCGTTTATGGGAAGGTTGACGGGCAAGCTGCTGACAGGCAATGAAAACAGGGAAGTCATTCATTTTGATCCTGGTACTCTTGTCTGCCTGGAGCAATATGATACGGATCGGTGGATGGTCGATTGGGTCTTGTGTCCACGTATGTTTGTGTAG
- the acnA gene encoding aconitate hydratase AcnA, with protein sequence MEKLELKTNFHQLTQQILNVNGKSYYYFSLPEAEKAGLKGLSRLPVTLKILLENLLRHLDGHTVTVQDITALIDWLKHKSSDREIAYRPARVLMQDFTGVPAVVDLAAMRNAIKKLGGNPERINPLSPVDLVIDHSIQVDQFIESDAFMINAKMEMERNYERYEFLRWGQKAFQNFRVVPPDTGICHQVNLEYLAKAVWSHESDGKHYAYPDTLVGTDSHTTMINGMGVLGWGVGGIEAEAAMLGQPISMLIPEVIGMKLTGKLQEGITATDLVLAVTHLLRKKGVVSKFVEFFGPGLHHLSIADRATIGNMSPEYGATCGFFPIDEATLNYLRLSGRDEQTIALVESYAKTQGLWHYPEQPDPVFTDILELDLATIRPCLAGPKRPQDRVELSELTSAFDKLLSDSKRAEEKNQAFRTEAGFDLHHGDVVIAAITSCTNTSNPDVLVAAGLVAKKAVEKGMNRKPWVKTSFAPGSQVVTRYLEKTGLQPYLDRLGFTLVGYGCTTCIGNSGPLPDPVEKSVTDKDLIVSAVLSGNRNFEGRIHPLVKANWLASPPLVVIFALTGSIMVDLTREPVGMDKAGNAVYLKDLWPTNAEIAVEVAKITGAMFNETYAHIFTGSDEWQAMKIPESQTYHWREDSTYIQYPPFFESMGVRPDKISDIRGARILALFGDSITTDHISPAGSIKPDSPAGKYLQSKGVAVKDFNSYGSRRGNHEVMMRGTFANIRIRNEMVPDVEGGFTRHVDSGEVLPIYDAAMKYKNEGIPLIIIAGKEYGTGSSRDWAAKGPKLQGVVAVIAESFERIHRSNLIGMGIMPLEFMNGMTRKTLKLTGDEKFDILGLSENMTPRMQVKAVIHRGESTEEITLLSRIDTLNEIDYYKNGGILQHVLRGMLK encoded by the coding sequence ATGGAGAAACTGGAACTGAAGACCAATTTTCATCAGCTGACGCAGCAAATCCTAAATGTCAACGGAAAGTCTTATTATTACTTCAGCCTGCCTGAGGCTGAAAAAGCAGGCCTCAAGGGGTTGTCACGATTACCTGTGACTTTAAAAATCCTGTTGGAAAATTTATTGCGGCATCTGGATGGGCACACAGTAACCGTGCAAGACATTACCGCGCTCATTGACTGGCTTAAACATAAATCCTCGGATCGTGAAATTGCCTATCGTCCAGCCAGGGTATTAATGCAGGATTTCACGGGGGTTCCGGCTGTTGTGGATCTTGCGGCCATGCGCAACGCGATAAAAAAGCTGGGAGGTAATCCTGAAAGAATCAATCCGCTTTCTCCGGTAGATCTGGTCATTGATCACTCCATCCAGGTCGATCAATTTATTGAAAGCGATGCTTTCATGATAAACGCCAAGATGGAAATGGAACGAAACTATGAACGTTATGAATTCCTGAGATGGGGACAAAAGGCATTTCAGAATTTCCGCGTTGTGCCTCCCGATACCGGGATTTGCCATCAGGTTAATCTGGAGTATCTGGCCAAAGCTGTTTGGTCGCATGAGTCAGATGGGAAACATTATGCTTATCCGGACACTCTGGTCGGCACGGACAGTCATACGACAATGATCAACGGCATGGGCGTGCTAGGCTGGGGAGTAGGAGGAATCGAAGCGGAAGCGGCGATGCTGGGCCAGCCAATTTCCATGTTAATTCCGGAAGTCATAGGCATGAAGTTGACAGGAAAACTGCAGGAAGGAATCACCGCAACCGACCTGGTATTGGCCGTGACGCATCTGTTGCGCAAAAAAGGTGTGGTCAGTAAATTTGTGGAATTTTTTGGTCCCGGACTGCATCATCTATCAATCGCGGACAGGGCTACCATAGGCAACATGTCTCCTGAATACGGTGCAACGTGTGGCTTTTTTCCCATTGATGAAGCGACATTGAATTATCTGCGCTTGAGCGGCCGGGATGAGCAGACTATCGCGCTGGTTGAATCCTATGCCAAAACCCAGGGCCTTTGGCATTACCCCGAACAGCCGGACCCGGTTTTCACCGACATACTGGAGTTGGATCTTGCTACCATACGTCCTTGTCTAGCCGGGCCTAAGCGTCCACAGGACAGAGTGGAACTCTCCGAGTTGACGTCAGCCTTTGATAAGCTCCTTTCCGACAGCAAGCGCGCGGAGGAAAAAAACCAGGCATTCAGAACGGAAGCGGGTTTCGACCTTCATCACGGCGATGTGGTCATCGCAGCCATTACCAGTTGCACTAATACTTCCAACCCCGACGTGCTGGTGGCGGCGGGGCTGGTAGCGAAGAAAGCTGTCGAAAAAGGGATGAATAGAAAACCTTGGGTCAAAACTTCTTTTGCTCCCGGTTCGCAAGTAGTGACGCGGTATCTGGAAAAAACCGGACTCCAGCCTTATCTTGACAGGCTGGGATTCACACTGGTTGGTTATGGCTGCACAACCTGCATTGGTAATTCAGGGCCGTTGCCCGATCCTGTTGAAAAATCTGTAACGGATAAGGATCTCATCGTCTCGGCGGTATTGTCCGGCAACCGCAATTTTGAAGGCCGCATACATCCGCTGGTCAAGGCGAACTGGCTGGCTTCGCCTCCCCTTGTCGTGATATTCGCGCTAACCGGATCCATCATGGTGGATTTGACCAGAGAGCCGGTTGGAATGGATAAAGCAGGCAATGCTGTTTACCTCAAGGATCTTTGGCCCACGAATGCGGAAATTGCCGTTGAGGTGGCTAAAATTACAGGAGCCATGTTTAACGAAACGTATGCCCATATATTCACCGGATCTGACGAGTGGCAGGCGATGAAAATCCCGGAGTCACAAACCTATCATTGGCGCGAGGACTCAACTTATATTCAATATCCTCCTTTTTTTGAATCCATGGGCGTCCGGCCGGATAAAATCAGCGATATCAGGGGGGCCCGAATATTGGCCTTGTTCGGAGACAGCATCACAACGGATCACATTTCACCTGCCGGATCGATCAAGCCTGATAGTCCCGCGGGAAAATACCTGCAATCCAAAGGGGTGGCAGTAAAGGATTTTAACTCGTATGGTTCACGCCGCGGAAACCACGAAGTCATGATGCGTGGAACCTTCGCGAATATCCGTATCAGAAATGAAATGGTGCCCGACGTGGAAGGAGGTTTTACCAGGCATGTTGATTCGGGTGAAGTGCTGCCTATCTATGATGCTGCCATGAAATACAAGAACGAAGGCATACCTTTAATTATTATCGCGGGTAAAGAATACGGAACCGGCTCGTCCCGCGACTGGGCGGCAAAAGGGCCCAAATTGCAAGGTGTGGTTGCAGTCATTGCTGAAAGTTTCGAGCGTATCCACCGTTCAAACCTGATTGGTATGGGCATCATGCCTCTTGAATTCATGAATGGAATGACACGCAAAACATTAAAACTGACCGGGGATGAGAAGTTCGATATTCTTGGATTGAGCGAGAACATGACCCCGCGCATGCAGGTGAAAGCGGTCATACACAGAGGAGAAAGCACGGAAGAAATCACCCTTCTTTCTCGAATTGATACATTGAACGAAATTGATTATTACAAAAATGGCGGCATATTGCAGCATGTCTTGCGCGGCATGTTAAAGTGA